The following are encoded in a window of Artemia franciscana chromosome 5, ASM3288406v1, whole genome shotgun sequence genomic DNA:
- the LOC136027091 gene encoding transmembrane and coiled-coil domains protein 2-like isoform X4 codes for MDKLNTLANDRQPNSRSTSPARNNSGFISFLSRKNDLAIPKPERSRSNPNNLSEDITPTTSSLSLAADGSVVLEEGNESVNDGIDENDSLISEKQKYAYDVIISKLNKSKEKIKELQSEKDKNVNEYLQLSGSISDKAQLTKIKQTFEKRNLKTSHAISQLQRKCESYNKKLEDFLTSGVPLSKPKHGIKEGLRYVGGNIREGVTGLTGRPKELANMIKSKFGSADNVSDLKAEKADGDELSTAEKGSSSVTIHTTSHGGSGGTKYTSEEGSECGSSATSENVVNQISPNHQFSLEMETVWSELKDLRSESEKLREEIESLKASTQSDNLFVSQALQEMRYRLERLEEQVNDLSDLHQSEVSSLRQGVNDMEDKVNYQSEERVRDIHEMLETCLTRIAKLEHQAAYTQQYVSFDRIENGFTRGAIAKIFTILLTVLQVILVVVANLSNAILPLFRNRLHTLITCVVVICIAFLMSQWAELKALTSSFLRNYRETLNSSDKGIR; via the coding sequence ATGGACAAGTTAAATACATTGGCCAATGACCGTCAGCCAAACAGTAGAAGTACTTCCCCTGCGAGAAATAATTCAGGATTCATTTCGTTTCTTTCGCGCAAAAATGATCTGGCTATACCAAAGCCAGAGCGGTCTCGTTCTAATCCGAATAATCTGTCAGAGGATATTACACCAACCACGTCTAGTTTGTCACTTGCTGCAGACGGGTCGGTGGTTCTTGAAGAAGGGAACGAATCTGTAAATGATGGTATTGACGAAAATGATTCATTGATCTCTGAGAAGCAAAAATATGCATATGATGTAATAATTTCAAAGTTGAACAAAtctaaggaaaaaataaaggaactCCAatctgaaaaagacaaaaatgtaAACGAATATTTGCAGTTATCTGGTTCAATTAGTGACAAGGCGCAATTGACAAAAATCAAACAGACCTTTGAAAAACGCAATTTAAAGACGTCCCATGCGATAAGCCAGCTTCAACGGAAATGCGAGTCATATAATAAGAAATTAGAAGATTTTTTGACAAGTGGTGTACCTTTGTCCAAACCAAAACATGGAATTAAGGAAGGCTTGCGATACGTAGGAGGTAACATACGTGAAGGCGTCACTGGACTAACAGGGAGGCCAAAAGAACTTGCTAATatgataaaaagtaaatttggaAGTGCTGATAATGTTAGTGACCTCAAAGCTGAAAAGGCTGACGGTGATGAACTGTCAACTGCAGAGAAAGGATCAAGTTCGGTTACTATTCATACCACCTCTCATGGTGGATCTGGTGGCACCAAATATACATCAGAAGAAGGGTCTGAATGCGGAAGCTCAGCAACTAGTGAAAATGTTGTCAATCAAATCTCACCAAATCATCAATTTTCCCTGGAGATGGAAACTGTGTGGAGTGAATTAAAAGACTTGAGGAGTGAGAGTGAGAAGCTTCGTGAAGAAATTGAGTCTTTGAAAGCCAGTACACAAAGTGATAACTTGTTTGTCAGTCAAGCACTCCAAGAAATGAGGTATAGGCTGGAAAGGCTTGAAGAACAAGTAAATGATCTCTCTGATCTTCACCAAAGTGAAGTTTCGTCTCTTCGTCAGGGTGTAAACGACATGGAGGATAAGGTCAATTATCAGTCTGAAGAAAGGGTGAGGGATATCCATGAAATGCTTGAGACTTGTCTTACACGAATTGCAAAACTTGAACATCAAGCTGCTTATACCCAGCAATACGTATCATTTGATAGAATTGAAAATGGCTTTACTAGGGGCGCGATTGCCAAGATTTTCACTATACTTCTGACGGTGTTGCAAGTGATTTTAGTTGTTGTTGCTAATCTATCAAATGCTATATTGCCATTGTTCCGAAATAGGCTGCATACTCTTATTACTTGTGTTGTTGTAATCTGCATTGCTTTCTTGATGAGTCAATGGGCCGAATTGAAAGCACTTACTTCAAGCTTCCTGCGAAATTATAGAGAAACATTGAATTCCAGTGATAAAGGTATTAGATAG
- the LOC136027091 gene encoding transmembrane and coiled-coil domains protein 2-like isoform X3: MTTEVYDLYREGYVMDKLNTLANDRQPNSRSTSPARNNSGFISFLSRKNDLAIPKPERSRSNPNNLSEDITPTTSSLSLAADGSVVLEEGNESVNDGIDENDSLISEKQKYAYDVIISKLNKSKEKIKELQSEKDKNVNEYLQLSGSISDKAQLTKIKQTFEKRNLKTSHAISQLQRKCESYNKKLEDFLTSGVPLSKPKHGIKEGLRYVGGNIREGVTGLTGRPKELANMIKSKFGSADNVSDLKAEKADGDELSTAEKGSSSVTIHTTSHGGSGGTKYTSEEGSECGSSATSENVVNQISPNHQFSLEMETVWSELKDLRSESEKLREEIESLKASTQSDNLFVSQALQEMRYRLERLEEQVNDLSDLHQSEVSSLRQGVNDMEDKVNYQSEERVRDIHEMLETCLTRIAKLEHQAAYTQQYVSFDRIENGFTRGAIAKIFTILLTVLQVILVVVANLSNAILPLFRNRLHTLITCVVVICIAFLMSQWAELKALTSSFLRNYRETLNSSDKGIR; encoded by the coding sequence GTTACGTCATGGACAAGTTAAATACATTGGCCAATGACCGTCAGCCAAACAGTAGAAGTACTTCCCCTGCGAGAAATAATTCAGGATTCATTTCGTTTCTTTCGCGCAAAAATGATCTGGCTATACCAAAGCCAGAGCGGTCTCGTTCTAATCCGAATAATCTGTCAGAGGATATTACACCAACCACGTCTAGTTTGTCACTTGCTGCAGACGGGTCGGTGGTTCTTGAAGAAGGGAACGAATCTGTAAATGATGGTATTGACGAAAATGATTCATTGATCTCTGAGAAGCAAAAATATGCATATGATGTAATAATTTCAAAGTTGAACAAAtctaaggaaaaaataaaggaactCCAatctgaaaaagacaaaaatgtaAACGAATATTTGCAGTTATCTGGTTCAATTAGTGACAAGGCGCAATTGACAAAAATCAAACAGACCTTTGAAAAACGCAATTTAAAGACGTCCCATGCGATAAGCCAGCTTCAACGGAAATGCGAGTCATATAATAAGAAATTAGAAGATTTTTTGACAAGTGGTGTACCTTTGTCCAAACCAAAACATGGAATTAAGGAAGGCTTGCGATACGTAGGAGGTAACATACGTGAAGGCGTCACTGGACTAACAGGGAGGCCAAAAGAACTTGCTAATatgataaaaagtaaatttggaAGTGCTGATAATGTTAGTGACCTCAAAGCTGAAAAGGCTGACGGTGATGAACTGTCAACTGCAGAGAAAGGATCAAGTTCGGTTACTATTCATACCACCTCTCATGGTGGATCTGGTGGCACCAAATATACATCAGAAGAAGGGTCTGAATGCGGAAGCTCAGCAACTAGTGAAAATGTTGTCAATCAAATCTCACCAAATCATCAATTTTCCCTGGAGATGGAAACTGTGTGGAGTGAATTAAAAGACTTGAGGAGTGAGAGTGAGAAGCTTCGTGAAGAAATTGAGTCTTTGAAAGCCAGTACACAAAGTGATAACTTGTTTGTCAGTCAAGCACTCCAAGAAATGAGGTATAGGCTGGAAAGGCTTGAAGAACAAGTAAATGATCTCTCTGATCTTCACCAAAGTGAAGTTTCGTCTCTTCGTCAGGGTGTAAACGACATGGAGGATAAGGTCAATTATCAGTCTGAAGAAAGGGTGAGGGATATCCATGAAATGCTTGAGACTTGTCTTACACGAATTGCAAAACTTGAACATCAAGCTGCTTATACCCAGCAATACGTATCATTTGATAGAATTGAAAATGGCTTTACTAGGGGCGCGATTGCCAAGATTTTCACTATACTTCTGACGGTGTTGCAAGTGATTTTAGTTGTTGTTGCTAATCTATCAAATGCTATATTGCCATTGTTCCGAAATAGGCTGCATACTCTTATTACTTGTGTTGTTGTAATCTGCATTGCTTTCTTGATGAGTCAATGGGCCGAATTGAAAGCACTTACTTCAAGCTTCCTGCGAAATTATAGAGAAACATTGAATTCCAGTGATAAAGGTATTAGATAG